ACTATTTTaatagtatcaaaatttttttttttaaaccgtatcaaaatttaataagtgtgagacatataaataaaaaataactaatccattaataaacaaaaaataagtattagtaagtagttatttttatacacatatttctCGTTTATTAGTAACTCACCTTTTAAggtgaaattttctttaaaaaaaaaaataaataaaaaagtcttTTGCTTACCAATTAGTTCCCAAACCCACCAGGCCTTAAGTGGCATGTCCTCATAATTGGCATAGTTTACATTTACATGTCAGTATTTGCATGTAGAACACTTGCATAAGGGCCAGCTCTGACCCATCCCTCAGTTCCCATGTGTTTGAAGAGAGCAAAAAGTACAAAATTCTTCAACTACTTTTGTCTCTTTCACGAGCCTGCATGCCATGCGTCACACAAACCATGCACGTCCCCAGATTAACAAAACAAACTCCTTGCATGCAAAGGTTCACAATTCCTATATATCATTCTTTATTAGTAGTCGTTTTTAGTCTTAATTCAGTCATACTGATACGCACACACACAAGCTGAGATGGATAAGGATAAGGAGGCTTTGGTGGTTTGCAGTGACAAGAGCATGGGAATAGGCATAACAATATGGGATATGGACACTGGGGATCATCTTCTACACATACCAACTTGTGCTTCACCTTCTCATGGGCTTGTGTGCTTGAGAAAGCAGTTCCTTGTAGCTTCTCAGATTCACAAACAGGGGTCTGTTGGTGGAGGAGCTATCTTCACATGGGCATTGAATAAGGTAAATGATGGTCAGCTCAATCTCCAAATGAATTTAATCAAATGGGTTtccattgtttctttttttagaatgtaaaaattgtatctTTCATTACTGTCCTATGGGGTAATTGGAAATAGGAATTAATCTATGGACGAGGTTCCTTCTTCTGCATGTATTAGGATTGCGTAGATTAATTGTCAGGGTAATTGGAAATAGGAATTAGTTTCTCTAAAAATTGTGCACAAGGTTCCTGTGTCTGTGGTTCTGGAGAGAATTGGTGTATTATGAtttatgtttgtgtgtgtatatttagGCATAGCTATATGCTTCCCAATATGCttgaattttttgtatttcCCTATTTCCCAAAAATTGTCTTCTTATTTCAGTCATTGAACGATTGATTATAGCTGTAAAATTTAAACATCCTTTGGTAAATCGGGCGTCATTAATATTGGATCACCATTGATCATTTTGGTAATGCAAAGGCTTGCTTGCTTGATATTCCAAATATATAACTAAGTTTGTTCTTCACTGTATGTCTTTTATCTGTTAAAAATGCTTCTCtcaaattttactattcacTTAATCTGACTATGCATTATGTAGTGTAGTTTTGGATGTCTGTTCGTGTATACGTACTAGTCTTATATGATGCATATGGTTACCGAAAAAATGCATAAAGGAGattaacagaaaagaaaatctaatgagtctaatataataaaatagattaGGTGATTTATAGAATTCACTTATTGCTAGAAAATGTTTTGTTACATCAGGGCAAACCATCATTACTAAGTTGCAATTTGATAGATATTCATCTGACagtttgaagcttttcattgaAGTTCTGGCTGGACTTCACTTGCATTGCACAATTCCTCATATTTGTAACCCCAatcttaaacttaaaaaatgagaGACTAAAGAAACCAAAGTATAATTAAGTGAAGCTTCTTgcatatttttcctttaaaactCTGTTTTACAATAGAAAGCTTTGCTTGGTTAATTGGTTTACTTAAATTTCCTAATCTTCAGCCTCAGTCACCCCTTCGGAGTTACCCAGTGGAGGCCATTGGGTCACTTTCTAGCACAAAGGATGGCCTATATCTTGCAGGTGGGGCGCTTTCTGGAAATGCTTATCTTTGGGAGGTTAGTAAGAACTCTATCAAGTTGCCTTGTTCAATCAgtctttgtaaaaaaaatttctttcctgtTAATGAGAAGTCAAAAAAGCAAATTTCATATGGTAAATTTCTTTCCATAAGTCTAgggacacaaatttttttacaacttttgaTGTGGCCTATTTTGATTGGTGCATACTAAAAATGGTGTCAATGTTTAGCCTTGTGTCCATAGCATTGCTCAATTTCTTTACATTAATTCTAAGTTCAGCAACTATATAGTATCcacttttcttcattttttgtcaATCTTTGGGGCAATGGCTGTTTCAATTCTAATGTGGGATAAGATGTATAAAACACTGTCCCTCCTTAGATTCTGATGTGGTTAAGGTAATCCTCAGATTGCCAATGGAAGATTGCTCAAGACTTGGCATGCTCATCACAAATCTTTAAATTGCTTGCTGTTTTCCAATGATGATTCTCTTCTCATTTCCGGGTCAGATGATGGTATGATCTGTGTTTGGTCTGTAATTAGGTAATGCTGAATTCTTTTTCTATTGTTAATTTCTGTAcgcaacacaaaataaaaaggacAAAAGATTTGAAGCCTTTGCAATAATGAATTACTCTAATTAATTTGATTGAAGCTTGCTAGACACGGAGGATTCTGGAAGCTTTCATTCTTTGTTACACTATTCATCAGAGCATAAATCTTGTATTACTGGTCTATTGACCACATCAGGAAGCTCAATTTCAGTTTTAGTATCAAGCTCCCTTGATGGCACATGCAAGGTGACCAAACAATGTGCATCATAGTTCTGACTCTTAGTAATTATATCTATCAACACTGAATTTTCTTCTTACTATAGCTGACAAAATTTCGTATCTCGTAGGTTTGGGATTTTGTCTCAGGAAGGCTTATACAAACTCAAGTGTATTCACTAGCAATAACTGCAATTGCTCTTCACCCAGAAGAGCAATTCTTGTTCTGTGGAAGTGTAGATGGAAGAATTTTTGTCAACAAGCTTGATGTTGGACTGTTGGAGGAACAATTCGTTGTTGCAGAAGCCCAACCAGTTGTGCTAAATGGACACAAGTAATGTATGGTGCTTGAATTTTCCAGTTACTAAATGGAGATTAAATCTCCTTCTGTCAAAGGAATAAATAGTTGAAAAACCTAGTGATTTTGAATATCATTTTCATGAAATAGTTTGATTCCTAATTAGTACAATGACTTTGGTAATGTCAACTGGGTTTTTGTGTTGATTTGACATTAACTATGGAGACTGAATTGGTGACAAACTGGCTCCTGCTAGCTTTACTTAACCTGGTTCTTTGGCTTTTGGAACCCATGTTTGGAAACTTCAGTTCACATGTAGTTTGAAGATAAACACATACCTGCACAGAGATGCTATAAGTCTATAACCAATGAGTGTTAAATTGTGATCCTCTACAATACTCATTTTGCTTGGCCATTTGTCTAGATATTTAATTCGTATAAAGTCGTGTAGTAATATAATCAGTTTACGTTCCCATTCACACAGTGGAGCCATAACTGCATTGACCTTCAGTGAATCGGGTCTGATGTCTGCATCTGAGGACTGCACCATTTGCATGTGGGATGTAGTCAACCAGGTGATTATCCGAAGATTCAATCATGGAAAAGGTAAGCATATAACCTTCGACGTCtgttttgtcttttattatcCTTTACTCAGGAGGGAGTTTGCTATTCACTTGGATCTGTAAAATTATATGTTGTTGAAGAATTATCCATCCATTTGGCCTATGGTATTTGGTTGCTGATGAATTGGAGTAATGGGAAAATCCTGAAATACCAATTTTCAATTAATGagcagaaaaaaataatttgaacgGGAAAtgtatgcttttatttttcacaCGCATTAGCTAGAGTAGTAGAATCAAACATGTTATGCATGATGGGAAAtccaaatatagaaaaaaaaaattgtcctctGATTTTCTTAGTAAACAAatacttattaaattttttttttgataacctttttaaaaaaactcttaGTAACCAAGTAGTTTCCTCACCCCTTTGCCTACATCATCTAAGAGGTGCATTTTTGTCTTACATCTGAGAGACGGTTACATGCACATGTCTATACATATATCACATATGCCCACATTTGTGGAGATACATTCTACAAATACTTTAATGCGAATAGTTAGAACAAggaaataattttatgtatgaataTGTATATTCTTATGTCATATATATCTTCTAACAAATAACCACTGATCTTGCATGGCTAAGATTGTTGTTTTCATCAATAAGCAGGGGCAGTAACTAATATGACAGTGATTCCGCAGTCCTCACTGCTTTCTATATCAAAAAATCAGAGAGTTTCAAACCGGTTCCATGTTTCATTACTTGAAAAGTTTCCTCAGCCAGCCAACTCATTCAAGGGAACACTCAATCTCCTTTCCTTAGGTCATTCCTCTGAAGAAAAGCAGACTTCCCTTGACTTCCAAAGCACTGATTCATTGCAGCAGCATATATCTGATTTGGAGGTCTTTCCCACTCTGTTAAAGCAAATGTTGACAAATGCACAGACAATTAAGTGTAACATAGAAAAGTGATATACCATTAAATTACCAGATAGAACTAAGTTTAGCACATTACATGTGAAGTAGACTAATTTTTGACAATGCACTCATTCTTTGTCTTGGAATTGGGGCAGAAAAAACGAACACCAGCAGCCGTGCAAGTGAAGGTGGAAACTTGTATAGAGAATCGGATGTGGGCCACAAGAATGACAAAGCATGTCATGGAAATGAATAAGCACTTGCAATCACGTTTGCTTGACTTGATGGAGTACAGATTGTTTTGGTCTACTCAAATTGACTCACCCACatctaaaaagagaaagatgcTCAAGGTTGAGAGTTCAATTCTAGAGGGAGAGGAGGAACCATAGCCCTCAGGTTGAATTGTCATGGTTTGCAATAGGTGACTTCTGTTTCAGTGTTTCGTtctattgtatttttctctGTTAGTGTATGAAGAACAATAAGACCACACCTATAAAGGTTGTTATGATTGTTTGGCCTACCTCTCTTATCTTTATAACCATTTCTATTCTtgttttaatattactttatcTTCCTATTCTTCtattatttttcagtttttggtgtaaataTACTATTAGTCCTATTATCGATAATTAAGACAAACATAAAGCTG
The Quercus lobata isolate SW786 chromosome 10, ValleyOak3.0 Primary Assembly, whole genome shotgun sequence DNA segment above includes these coding regions:
- the LOC115964042 gene encoding protein ROOT INITIATION DEFECTIVE 3-like; amino-acid sequence: MDKDKEALVVCSDKSMGIGITIWDMDTGDHLLHIPTCASPSHGLVCLRKQFLVASQIHKQGSVGGGAIFTWALNKPQSPLRSYPVEAIGSLSSTKDGLYLAGGALSGNAYLWEIANGRLLKTWHAHHKSLNCLLFSNDDSLLISGSDDGMICVWSVISLLDTEDSGSFHSLLHYSSEHKSCITGLLTTSGSSISVLVSSSLDGTCKVWDFVSGRLIQTQVYSLAITAIALHPEEQFLFCGSVDGRIFVNKLDVGLLEEQFVVAEAQPVVLNGHNGAITALTFSESGLMSASEDCTICMWDVVNQVIIRRFNHGKGAVTNMTVIPQSSLLSISKNQRVSNRFHVSLLEKFPQPANSFKGTLNLLSLGHSSEEKQTSLDFQSTDSLQQHISDLEKKRTPAAVQVKVETCIENRMWATRMTKHVMEMNKHLQSRLLDLMEYRLFWSTQIDSPTSKKRKMLKVESSILEGEEEP